In 'Nostoc azollae' 0708, the following are encoded in one genomic region:
- a CDS encoding NifU family protein, whose protein sequence is MDNLENLIGDIQRFDAIISEWDESQRCVAVGLQRAIESLHKAALTNLVRSLKQDNISALYNAVDDEIVYAVLLYHNLVKPPLSERIKTALTEIRPSLQSHDSDVELVAIKPPDRIDVKLIGSCSNCASSTLTLTQLVEQTVKKYCPEISNIVAVNNSPNATLTPININSYWMGVANVNDIPDNHVLAVKLENQNIFLYRQGNNIICYRNACSHLGLPLDKGKVENDIITCASHQFRYDLKTAECLTVRDVSLQSYEVRVKGDKVYVKVEK, encoded by the coding sequence ATGGATAATTTAGAGAATTTGATAGGTGATATTCAGAGATTTGACGCAATTATTTCTGAGTGGGATGAAAGTCAACGGTGTGTTGCTGTCGGTTTGCAAAGGGCTATTGAATCTCTTCATAAAGCTGCATTGACTAATTTAGTCAGAAGTCTGAAACAAGACAACATATCAGCTTTATATAATGCAGTAGATGATGAAATTGTCTATGCTGTTTTGCTATATCATAATTTGGTTAAACCACCATTATCAGAAAGGATAAAAACGGCATTAACCGAAATTCGCCCCAGCTTACAAAGTCATGATAGTGATGTAGAATTAGTAGCAATTAAACCACCAGATAGAATAGACGTTAAATTAATTGGTAGTTGTAGTAATTGTGCTAGTTCAACTTTAACCTTAACTCAGTTAGTAGAACAAACCGTTAAAAAATATTGTCCAGAAATTAGCAATATAGTTGCCGTTAATAATAGCCCTAATGCCACCCTTACTCCTATTAATATAAATTCCTATTGGATGGGAGTAGCGAATGTAAATGACATTCCTGACAATCATGTATTAGCAGTTAAACTTGAAAATCAAAACATATTTTTATACCGACAGGGTAATAATATAATCTGTTATCGTAATGCTTGTTCTCATTTAGGTCTTCCCCTGGATAAAGGTAAGGTAGAAAATGACATTATCACCTGTGCATCACATCAATTTCGATATGATTTAAAGACAGCTGAATGTTTAACAGTACGTGATGTTTCTCTTCAATCTTATGAAGTGAGAGTTAAGGGTGATAAGGTTTATGTGAAAGTGGAAAAGTGA